A window of the Cucurbita pepo subsp. pepo cultivar mu-cu-16 chromosome LG01, ASM280686v2, whole genome shotgun sequence genome harbors these coding sequences:
- the LOC111805513 gene encoding protein LAZ1 homolog 1-like, with protein sequence MGWRMFFYTFLILFKIVESSSRSRKMWLLNLSTEAAPNFSWTILSAGVFVLVALVLSTFLIIEHLASYNQPEEQKFLIGLILMVPVYSLESFLSLLNSNAAFNCEVIRDCYEAFALYCFGRYLIACLGGEKRTLEFMESQTVVDSSTPLLTEKYAYGVVEHPFPLNLFIRDWYLGSDFYHAVKIGIVQYMILKMICALLAMILESFGIYGEGKFEWRYGYPYLAIVLNFSQSWALYCLLQFYSVTKDKLEPIKPLAKFLVFKSIVFLTWWQGIAVAFLFSIGAFKGSLALELKTRIQDYLICIEMGIAAVAHVYTFPAVPYKRGERCVRNVAVLSDYASLGTPPDPDEVRDSERTTKIRLSRHDEREKRLNFPQSVRDVVIGSGEIIADDMRYTVTHVVEPVERGIAKLNKTIHRFSENVKRHEEQRKSAKDDSHLIPLNSWSREFSEPEENLTQGSVSDSGISNCKRQHSQSKSSTSRNRIGR encoded by the exons ATGGGATGGAGGATGTTCTTCTAtacttttcttattctattCAAAATTGTGGAATCCTCTAGTAGATCAAGAAAGATGTGGTTGCTGAATCTAAGCACCGAAGCAGCACCTAACTTCAGCTGGACAATTCTCAGTGCTGGCGTATTTGTTCTTGTTGCACTTGTTCTGTCCACGTTTCTCATCATTGAGCATTTAGCTTCTTATAATCAACCAGAG GAACAGAAGTTTCTGATTGGTCTTATATTGATGGTTCCTGTTTACTCTCTAGAATCG TTCCTGTCATTGTTAAATTCAAATGCTGCATTCAACTGTGAAGTGATACGGGACTGCTATGAGGCTTTTGCATTATATTGCTTTGGAAGATACCTGATTGCTTGCTTGG GTGGTGAGAAACGTACACTTGAATTCATGGAAAGTCAGACTGTTGTTGACTCTAGCACACCTCTTTTGACGGAAAAATATGCATATGGGGTTGTAGAACATCCTTTTCCCTTAAATTTGTTCATAAGGGATTGGTATCTTGGTTCTGACTTCTATCATGCGGTGAAAATTGGTATCGTTCAATAT ATGATATTGAAGATGATATGTGCTCTCCTAGCAATGATTCTTGAAAGTTTCGGGATTTATGGAGAAGGAAAGTTTGAATGGAGATATGG ATATCCCTACTTGGCAATTGTACTTAATTTTAGTCAATCGTGGGCCCTATATTGCCTTCTCCAATTCTATTCTGTCACGAAGGACAAATTGGAACCAATTAAACCATTGGCAAAGTTTCTTGTTTTCAAGTCAATTGTTTTCCTCACTTGGTGGCAAGGAATTGCCGTTGCCTTTCTTTTCTCCATAGGAGCTTTTAAAGGGTCCTTGGCTCTGGAGTTGAAGACACGCATACAAGATTACCTAATATGTATTGAG ATGGGTATTGCTGCCGTTGCACACGTTTACACCTTTCCAGCCGTACCTTATAAACGTGGAGAAAGATGTGTTCGTAATGTTGCTGTGCTGTCTGACTATGCATCCTTAGGAACCCCACCGGATCCAGATGAGGTTAGAGACTCTGAACGGACAACTAAAATACGCTTGAGTCGCCATGACGAGAGAGAGAAGCGTTTGAATTTTCCCCAGAGTGTTCGGGATGTTGTCATTGGAAGTGGTGAAATT ATTGCTGATGACATGAGATATACAGTCACACATGTTGTTGAACCAGTTGAAAGAGGGATTGCAAAACTTAACAAAACAATCCATCGGTTCTCTGAAAATGTTAAACGGCATGAAGAGCAGCGGAAGAGCGCCAAGGATGACAGTCATCTGATTCCTTTGAATTCCTGGTCAAGAGAATTTTCTGAACCTGAAGAAAATCTTACTCAAGGCAGTGTAAGCGACAGTGGAATATCCAATTGTAAGAGACAACATTCCCAATCAAAATCCTCCACTTCTCGAAATAGAATCGGCAGATAA
- the LOC111805527 gene encoding glycolipid transfer protein 3-like isoform X1: protein MKRKRAAEMESEMRSATAQLSVDRAAPDIPTKPFLSLCYVILRFLDKVGPTMAVLRQDIHQNIQRLESVYESDPLVYSNMVEVLKKEMNDGIARKLTSCSRAFLWLTRSLDFTVALLEKSREEPRLSMEQAVEDAYNLTLKPWHGWISSAAVKIALKLVPDSEKFDRLLTANDERNDTLVEEIDSFISQLSPFLEHIHSILVNPSITFSTIINFMTVYLLRVFLCVFSQRLYMLDRLKSA from the exons atgaagaggaagagagcAGCGGAAATGGAGTCAGAAATGAGGTCTGCAACGGCGCAGCTTTCGGTGGATCGTGCTGCTCCCGACATACCCACCAAgccctttctttctctttgctATGTGATCCTTCGATTTCTGG ATAAGGTAGGGCCGACAATGGCGGTTCTCCGACAGGACATTCATCAGAACATTCAG AGGTTGGAGAGTGTGTATGAGTCTGATCCTTTGGTGTATTCGAATATGGTGGAAGTtttgaagaaagagatgaatgatGGAATTGCTAGGAAGCTCACCAGTTGTAGCAGAGCCTTTCTGTGGCTTACAAG GTCCCTGGATTTTACAGTGGCGTTATTAGAGAAGTCAAGAGAAGAACCTAGGCTGAGCATGGAGCAAGCAGTAGAGGATGCTTACAACCTTACTCTAAAGCCATGGCATGGATGGATTTCATCTGCTGCTGTCAAA ATAGCTCTGAAACTTGTGCCCGACAGTGAAAAGTTCGATCGTCTCCTAACGGCCAACGACGAACGAAACGACACCCTTGTGGAGGAAATAGACTCCTTCATTTCCCAGCTCTCACCTTTTCTAGAACACATCCATTCTATTCTGGTAAACCCAAGTATTACTTTCAGCACTATAATCAATTTCATGACAGTTTACCTACTGAGAGTGTTCTTATGTGTCTTTTCCCAGAGACTGTACATGTTAGATCGATTAAAGTCTGCCTAG
- the LOC111777939 gene encoding dof zinc finger protein DOF1.2-like codes for MSDHHQISHLPPPFAAHLERKWKPHLEKAPNCPRCASANTKFCYYNNYSLSQPRYFCKSCRRYWTKGGSLRNVPVGGGCRKTRRSKSSTSSTILPNVISTQITEHSSRSDIDLAAVFAKFLNTPSSTKPHVSTSSPESTDPSDNLTAKNPEIFFEELSDLFNQPEDRITKDYENFPFELQPELTIDELWPSQPIEQLQEWESFSCNYNAEFL; via the coding sequence ATGTCCGATCACCACCAGATCTCCCATCTTCCTCCGCCGTTCGCCGCCCATCTCGAACGGAAATGGAAGCCCCATCTCGAAAAAGCCCCCAATTGCCCCCGTTGCGCCTCCGCCAACACCAAATTCTGTTATTACAACAACTACAGCCTCTCCCAACCTCGTTACTTCTGTAAATCCTGCCGCCGCTACTGGACCAAAGGCGGCTCCCTCCGCAACGTCCCCGTCGGCGGCGGCTGCCGCAAGACCCGCCGTTCCAAATCCTCAACCTCCTCCACTATCTTACCAAACGTAATTTCAACCCAAATTACCGAACACTCTTCCCGATCCGATATCGATCTTGCTGCCGTTTTCgctaaatttttaaacacCCCATCGAGCACAAAGCCCCACGTATCGACCAGCTCCCCGGAATCGACTGACCCATCAGACAATCTAACAGCCAAGAATCCCGAGATCTTCTTCGAAGAGCTATCCGATTTATTCAATCAACCCGAAGATCGGATTACAAAGGACTATGAAAATTTCCCATTTGAGTTACAACCCGAACTAACCATCGATGAACTATGGCCATCGCAACCGATCGAACAACTTCAAGAATGGGAATCTTTCTCGTGCAATTACAACGCGGAATTTTTGTGA
- the LOC111805527 gene encoding glycolipid transfer protein 3-like isoform X2 — MKRKRAAEMESEMRSATAQLSVDRAAPDIPTKPFLSLCYVILRFLDKVGPTMAVLRQDIHQNIQRLESVYESDPLVYSNMVEVLKKEMNDGIARKLTSCSRAFLWLTRSLDFTVALLEKSREEPRLSMEQAVEDAYNLTLKPWHGWISSAAVKIALKLVPDSEKFDRLLTANDERNDTLVEEIDSFISQLSPFLEHIHSILRLYMLDRLKSA, encoded by the exons atgaagaggaagagagcAGCGGAAATGGAGTCAGAAATGAGGTCTGCAACGGCGCAGCTTTCGGTGGATCGTGCTGCTCCCGACATACCCACCAAgccctttctttctctttgctATGTGATCCTTCGATTTCTGG ATAAGGTAGGGCCGACAATGGCGGTTCTCCGACAGGACATTCATCAGAACATTCAG AGGTTGGAGAGTGTGTATGAGTCTGATCCTTTGGTGTATTCGAATATGGTGGAAGTtttgaagaaagagatgaatgatGGAATTGCTAGGAAGCTCACCAGTTGTAGCAGAGCCTTTCTGTGGCTTACAAG GTCCCTGGATTTTACAGTGGCGTTATTAGAGAAGTCAAGAGAAGAACCTAGGCTGAGCATGGAGCAAGCAGTAGAGGATGCTTACAACCTTACTCTAAAGCCATGGCATGGATGGATTTCATCTGCTGCTGTCAAA ATAGCTCTGAAACTTGTGCCCGACAGTGAAAAGTTCGATCGTCTCCTAACGGCCAACGACGAACGAAACGACACCCTTGTGGAGGAAATAGACTCCTTCATTTCCCAGCTCTCACCTTTTCTAGAACACATCCATTCTATTCTG AGACTGTACATGTTAGATCGATTAAAGTCTGCCTAG